From uncultured Methanobrevibacter sp., a single genomic window includes:
- a CDS encoding sodium:solute symporter, whose amino-acid sequence MDVMILAIVFIIYIFALVFVGYYAYKKTNSSEDFMIAGKDTHPFIMAMSYGATFISTAAIVGFGGVAGQYGMSVLWLAFLNIIIGVFIAFVFLGKRTRRMGHALESLTFPEFLGKRFDSKFIQYASGLIIFCAMPIYAAVVLIGAARFLESSLLIDFSIALLILSIIITFYVLFGGIRGVMYTDALQGTIMVIAMVFLLVFVYWLLGGVDTANTALTNMGNLYPADAMATGGTGWTSFPEFGSPFWWSLVSSTLIGVGIGVLAQPSLIVRFMTVKSDKELNRSVLIGGIFIAIMPTTAYIVGSLSNVYFFDKVGKIAVDVVGGNIDKIIPTFITMALPEWFVYIFLLSLIAAAMSTISSQLHTQGTAFGVDIYSVIRDKSKQKLDQVSISRVGILIAIILALIMAYSLPGSVVALGTSLFFEICAAAFLPVFLGALYWKGITRLGAIAGIVSGTLVSLFWLIFVFKKTAVGLGICKFIFGVETILPQAPWPFMDVMLIAVPVAAIFTIVVSLLTKPPAQEVVDKAFSNIDKKGSDA is encoded by the coding sequence ATGGACGTTATGATTTTAGCAATTGTATTTATAATCTACATATTCGCACTTGTTTTCGTAGGTTATTATGCATACAAAAAGACTAATTCCTCTGAAGACTTCATGATTGCTGGTAAAGATACACATCCATTTATCATGGCAATGAGTTATGGTGCTACATTTATCTCGACAGCGGCTATTGTCGGTTTCGGAGGTGTTGCGGGCCAATATGGTATGAGTGTTTTATGGTTAGCATTCTTAAACATTATTATTGGTGTATTCATCGCATTTGTATTTTTAGGAAAAAGAACTCGTCGTATGGGTCATGCTTTGGAATCACTGACCTTCCCTGAGTTTTTAGGAAAACGTTTTGACTCAAAATTTATCCAATATGCTTCAGGATTAATTATTTTCTGCGCAATGCCGATTTATGCAGCTGTAGTATTGATTGGGGCTGCAAGATTTTTAGAATCTTCCTTACTGATTGATTTCAGTATTGCACTTTTAATCTTATCAATTATTATCACATTCTATGTACTGTTTGGTGGAATCCGTGGAGTAATGTATACCGATGCTCTTCAAGGAACAATCATGGTTATTGCAATGGTATTCCTTTTAGTATTCGTATATTGGTTACTTGGAGGAGTTGACACTGCAAACACTGCATTAACAAATATGGGTAATCTATATCCTGCAGATGCTATGGCAACTGGAGGTACGGGATGGACGTCGTTCCCAGAGTTTGGAAGTCCGTTCTGGTGGTCTTTAGTTTCATCCACATTAATCGGTGTAGGTATTGGGGTACTCGCACAACCTTCATTGATTGTAAGGTTCATGACTGTTAAATCAGACAAAGAACTCAACAGGTCTGTTTTAATTGGAGGAATCTTCATTGCAATAATGCCTACTACTGCATATATCGTCGGATCTCTTTCAAATGTATATTTCTTCGACAAAGTGGGAAAAATCGCTGTGGATGTAGTTGGAGGAAACATTGATAAAATCATTCCAACATTTATTACAATGGCGCTACCTGAATGGTTTGTATATATCTTCCTGTTATCCCTGATTGCAGCTGCAATGTCTACAATATCTTCACAATTGCACACACAGGGAACAGCTTTCGGTGTTGATATTTACTCTGTAATAAGGGACAAATCCAAACAGAAACTTGATCAGGTATCTATTTCAAGAGTGGGTATTTTAATAGCTATTATTTTAGCATTGATTATGGCATATTCACTTCCTGGAAGTGTAGTTGCACTCGGTACAAGTCTGTTCTTTGAAATCTGTGCAGCAGCATTCCTGCCAGTATTTTTAGGTGCACTTTACTGGAAAGGCATTACAAGACTGGGAGCTATTGCAGGAATAGTATCCGGAACATTAGTAAGTTTGTTCTGGCTGATATTTGTATTTAAGAAAACTGCTGTTGGGCTTGGAATCTGTAAATTCATATTTGGCGTAGAAACAATTTTACCTCAGGCTCCATGGCCATTTATGGACGTAATGTTGATAGCAGTTCCTGTTGCAGCAATATTTACAATTGTTGTAAGTTTACTTACCAAACCTCCTGCTCAAGAGGTTGTTGATAAAGCATTTTCAAACATAGACAAAAAAGGAAGTGATGCATAA
- a CDS encoding lipopolysaccharide assembly protein LapB: MNSNIVNGKREYDEKNYDAALKYFDRVSSSDEDYSYMLIYKINSLMELEEYEKCLKLLNSLIEDMPYDRLLWYEKIRCHIFLKQDEKAFKSLSEFERLIDEDDKYFTLSVAKFYDVLGDSESALKFCNRALEIDENYEEALQQKAQIACLNKNEDLMMECSEKLIELAKGDIIKLMLPFLLNLFSGNYIRAYEIIPMMDEIDDEHSELLKSAIYQHMVDDLKLEIRLTSPAEWHVDDALKLLFKYKYEGIEAGIFKGVGYFIV; the protein is encoded by the coding sequence ATGAATTCCAATATTGTAAATGGTAAAAGGGAGTATGATGAAAAAAATTATGATGCGGCTTTAAAATATTTTGACAGGGTATCAAGCAGTGATGAGGATTACTCATACATGCTGATATATAAGATAAATTCTCTCATGGAGCTGGAGGAATATGAAAAATGCCTGAAACTTTTAAATTCATTAATTGAAGATATGCCTTACGACAGGCTGTTGTGGTATGAAAAAATCAGATGCCATATTTTCCTAAAACAGGATGAAAAGGCTTTCAAGTCATTATCTGAGTTTGAAAGGCTGATTGATGAGGATGACAAATATTTCACATTGTCTGTCGCTAAATTTTATGATGTGCTCGGGGATTCAGAATCTGCTTTAAAGTTCTGCAATAGAGCACTTGAAATCGATGAAAACTATGAGGAGGCTCTTCAGCAGAAAGCTCAAATTGCATGTCTCAATAAGAATGAGGATCTTATGATGGAATGCAGTGAAAAACTAATCGAACTTGCCAAAGGGGACATAATAAAGCTCATGCTTCCATTTCTTTTGAACTTGTTTTCCGGAAATTACATAAGGGCATATGAAATTATTCCTATGATGGATGAAATAGATGATGAGCACAGTGAACTGTTGAAATCAGCTATCTATCAGCATATGGTGGATGATTTAAAACTTGAAATCAGGCTGACATCTCCTGCTGAATGGCATGTTGATGATGCGTTGAAATTGCTGTTTAAATATAAATATGAGGGCATTGAAGCAGGCATCTTTAAGGGTGTCGGCTATTTCATTGTCTAA
- a CDS encoding DUF4013 domain-containing protein — translation MTSVKITLKDIIRYTFSNYKTVLLIATLMLVISALGYISENRSDIISPIAAILLDILIFIEVGYGAEIIRTSYLGHDTPPKLTNIWELIKEGFKRTLIYLAYGLISILLFRIETYFPFYSIEAAVCDFLIIVVNVLLSLGMINKFIHNNEFKKAFNLKEMLMLFKQYKLKKLIYVIISILISQSFVISCIVDIHPGLTIIDVILAILTFFLAPLTLISTKRLIGLTFKEIIPKN, via the coding sequence ATGACATCTGTAAAAATCACCTTAAAAGACATTATAAGATATACTTTCAGCAATTATAAGACTGTTCTTCTGATTGCGACATTAATGCTTGTTATTTCAGCTTTGGGATATATTTCAGAAAACCGTTCTGACATCATATCTCCCATAGCAGCAATCCTTTTAGACATATTGATTTTTATTGAAGTTGGATACGGTGCAGAAATCATTAGAACAAGTTATTTGGGACATGATACTCCTCCCAAGTTAACTAACATATGGGAATTAATTAAAGAAGGATTTAAGAGAACTTTAATTTATTTAGCCTATGGATTGATTTCTATATTATTATTCAGAATAGAAACATATTTTCCATTTTACAGCATAGAAGCTGCTGTTTGCGACTTTTTAATTATTGTTGTTAACGTTTTATTGAGTTTAGGTATGATTAATAAATTTATACACAACAACGAGTTTAAAAAAGCTTTCAACTTGAAGGAAATGCTGATGTTATTTAAACAGTATAAACTAAAAAAATTAATCTACGTAATAATCAGCATACTTATTTCACAGTCCTTTGTAATTTCATGTATTGTGGATATTCATCCAGGATTAACAATTATTGACGTAATACTAGCAATTTTAACTTTCTTTTTAGCCCCACTTACATTAATTTCAACAAAACGATTAATCGGATTAACATTTAAAGAAATTATTCCAAAAAATTGA
- a CDS encoding symporter small accessory protein — translation MMILGIEDPLIWGVYIGIILSTLLCIVYGIVNWNKGD, via the coding sequence ATGATGATTTTAGGTATTGAAGATCCTCTGATTTGGGGTGTTTACATTGGAATTATCTTATCCACACTTTTATGTATTGTTTATGGAATTGTAAACTGGAATAAGGGAGATTAG
- a CDS encoding indolepyruvate oxidoreductase subunit beta encodes MDNHYSIYICGVGGQGIIKTSTIIGEAAMNQGLDVVMSEIHGMSQRGGSVSTELKIGGFNSSIIPNQGANMLLAFEPIETIRGLDKVNEDTKIVYNTHPIIPSSTDKPYPSVDSITKTLKENFKHVLPIDGTQLAIDAGSVLSLNMVLLGAVTADDKFPLTKDSVIDAMKNNLKPKFHEMNLKAIESGYKSIKG; translated from the coding sequence ATGGATAATCATTATAGTATTTATATTTGTGGCGTAGGGGGCCAAGGAATTATTAAAACCTCTACAATAATCGGTGAAGCTGCTATGAATCAGGGTTTGGATGTAGTAATGAGTGAAATTCACGGAATGTCTCAAAGAGGAGGTTCTGTTTCTACAGAATTAAAAATAGGTGGATTTAACTCTTCAATTATCCCAAATCAGGGTGCAAATATGTTGCTTGCTTTTGAGCCAATTGAAACAATTAGGGGACTTGATAAAGTTAACGAAGATACTAAAATTGTTTACAATACCCATCCGATCATTCCGTCTTCAACAGATAAACCTTATCCGAGTGTTGACAGTATAACCAAAACATTAAAGGAAAACTTTAAACATGTTCTTCCTATTGACGGAACTCAGCTGGCTATTGATGCAGGCAGTGTCCTGTCATTGAATATGGTACTTTTAGGTGCAGTAACTGCTGATGATAAGTTTCCTCTTACAAAAGATTCAGTTATTGATGCAATGAAAAATAATTTAAAACCTAAATTCCATGAAATGAATTTAAAAGCTATTGAAAGCGGTTATAAATCTATCAAAGGTTAA
- a CDS encoding carboxypeptidase-like regulatory domain-containing protein has product MEKNKIMIIALIVIIAALLVGIVAVMPNTTKKDTKLTFKSNSTLTEGDSLKIKLTDENKTAIANQTVNITITNKDKSKDYHTVVTNDKGIGTLKLEKSPGKYNVTVTYNGNDNYAGCNATKKITIEEKVVESQTTSSSSSQSSSQSSNTHTIMGEDGYYYVVDDNGNHIQTLGPSQKYYPNNPNSVNYPNAESGAKYIDKSK; this is encoded by the coding sequence ATGGAAAAGAACAAAATAATGATAATTGCATTAATAGTAATTATTGCTGCACTACTAGTCGGAATAGTTGCAGTGATGCCTAATACAACTAAAAAAGATACAAAATTAACATTTAAGAGTAACTCCACATTAACCGAGGGAGATTCATTGAAAATTAAATTAACCGATGAAAACAAAACCGCAATAGCTAATCAGACAGTTAATATAACAATTACAAACAAAGATAAATCAAAAGATTATCACACTGTTGTTACTAATGACAAAGGTATAGGCACATTAAAACTTGAAAAAAGTCCTGGAAAATATAATGTTACAGTTACTTATAACGGAAATGACAATTATGCAGGATGTAATGCCACTAAAAAGATAACAATTGAAGAAAAAGTTGTTGAATCCCAAACAACAAGTTCAAGCAGCAGTCAAAGTAGCAGTCAGAGCAGTAATACACATACAATTATGGGAGAAGACGGATATTACTATGTAGTAGATGACAACGGAAACCATATTCAAACTTTAGGACCAAGTCAAAAATATTATCCTAACAATCCTAACAGTGTCAATTACCCAAATGCCGAATCTGGAGCAAAATATATTGATAAATCAAAATAA
- the modB gene encoding molybdate ABC transporter permease subunit, whose amino-acid sequence MATDWSPIFISMKTASLSILITFFVGLIVAWAIVMIKNDTIKSVLDGIFTLPLVLPPTVVGFFLLYIFGVRGPIGSFFIEFFAVKIAFSWHATVIAAVVMSFPLMYRSARSAFEQVDSNLLDAGRTLGMSEWKIFWKILFANALPGIIGGGILAYARGLGEFGATAMLAGNIAGLTRTLPMAVYSEVAAGNMGEAFNYVIVIVVIAFVAIFIMDYVSIRKEKQWR is encoded by the coding sequence ATGGCAACAGATTGGTCACCAATTTTCATTTCAATGAAAACAGCAAGCTTATCAATTTTAATAACCTTTTTTGTAGGGTTGATTGTTGCTTGGGCTATTGTCATGATTAAAAATGATACAATAAAGAGTGTACTTGACGGTATTTTTACATTGCCGTTAGTATTGCCTCCTACTGTAGTAGGGTTCTTTTTGCTGTATATTTTTGGTGTCAGAGGACCTATCGGAAGTTTCTTTATAGAATTTTTCGCTGTAAAAATAGCTTTCTCATGGCATGCGACAGTTATTGCCGCAGTTGTCATGTCTTTTCCTTTAATGTATCGTTCCGCTCGAAGTGCATTTGAACAGGTGGATTCCAACCTGCTTGATGCCGGCCGTACATTGGGCATGTCCGAGTGGAAAATCTTCTGGAAAATTTTATTTGCAAATGCACTGCCTGGAATTATCGGTGGAGGAATTCTTGCATATGCCCGTGGTTTGGGCGAATTCGGTGCTACCGCTATGCTTGCAGGTAACATTGCAGGTTTAACCAGAACACTCCCTATGGCAGTATACTCTGAAGTGGCTGCCGGAAATATGGGGGAAGCATTCAATTACGTAATTGTAATTGTTGTTATAGCATTTGTAGCTATTTTTATCATGGATTATGTTTCTATACGTAAGGAAAAGCAATGGAGATAA
- a CDS encoding GNAT family N-acetyltransferase — MDIEYIKNNYRFETLTPDHDLTGFECDSEDLNEFLKKDALKQQQENLNHTKLITCDENIIGFVSLLTDSMKLKLLRDEVQKEKIKDKLNISENNTIPAIKIGRFAIDKKYSGKGLGTKIIRNIISNIREIAETQVGLRFVIVEGYASAYNFYVTHNNFKNLKRDEKKINHIHQIKKQDPTRTFYLYFDLKDLE; from the coding sequence ATGGATATAGAATACATTAAAAATAATTATAGATTTGAAACATTGACACCAGACCATGATTTGACCGGCTTTGAATGCGACTCTGAAGATTTGAATGAATTTCTAAAAAAAGATGCGCTCAAACAGCAGCAGGAAAACCTGAATCATACAAAACTGATAACCTGCGATGAAAATATCATAGGTTTCGTATCATTATTGACAGATTCCATGAAACTGAAACTGTTAAGAGATGAAGTTCAAAAAGAAAAAATCAAAGACAAATTAAATATTTCTGAAAACAATACAATTCCTGCAATTAAAATAGGGCGTTTTGCAATTGACAAAAAATATTCTGGCAAAGGTTTAGGAACCAAAATTATCAGAAATATCATATCCAACATTCGTGAAATTGCTGAAACTCAAGTAGGTTTAAGATTTGTTATTGTTGAAGGATATGCATCAGCATATAACTTCTATGTCACACACAACAACTTTAAAAATTTAAAAAGAGATGAAAAGAAAATTAACCACATTCATCAAATTAAAAAACAAGACCCTACAAGGACATTCTACTTGTATTTTGATTTGAAAGATTTAGAATGA
- a CDS encoding carboxymuconolactone decarboxylase family protein, producing MKYLFDNFGRIEKNDPEFHEIFKNFAFGEVFEHSTLSEKDSVLAILASLIACQSPKAFKKILLSALDKDITPQEVKELLYQSVAYVGFGRAHNFFGVVIKVFDKKGIEMPLENRSNTNPQNRYEKGLEIQNRYFGEDFIKAMKENTPEDQQHFNRFLEGYCFGDFYTRDGLNDQQRELITFVFLSSLGGCENQLSGHTQGNLSVGNDKEKLISAITVIMPYIGFPRTLNALAIVNEICK from the coding sequence ATGAAATATTTATTTGACAATTTTGGAAGAATCGAGAAAAACGACCCTGAATTTCATGAAATTTTCAAAAACTTTGCTTTTGGAGAAGTATTTGAGCACTCAACATTATCTGAAAAAGACAGCGTTCTGGCTATTTTGGCAAGTTTAATTGCCTGTCAGTCACCTAAGGCATTTAAAAAGATTTTACTTTCCGCTCTGGATAAGGATATAACTCCGCAGGAAGTTAAAGAACTGCTCTACCAGTCTGTTGCTTATGTAGGATTTGGAAGGGCGCACAATTTCTTTGGCGTTGTAATTAAGGTATTTGACAAAAAAGGAATCGAGATGCCTTTGGAAAACAGATCAAATACCAATCCTCAAAACAGGTATGAAAAAGGTCTGGAAATTCAAAACAGGTACTTTGGAGAAGATTTTATAAAAGCAATGAAAGAAAACACTCCTGAAGACCAGCAGCACTTCAACAGGTTTTTGGAAGGTTACTGCTTCGGTGATTTTTACACTCGTGACGGTTTAAATGACCAGCAAAGGGAACTGATAACCTTTGTATTTCTTTCAAGTTTGGGCGGCTGTGAAAATCAGTTGAGTGGACATACTCAGGGCAATCTCTCAGTAGGTAATGATAAGGAAAAATTAATTTCAGCAATAACAGTTATCATGCCTTACATTGGTTTTCCAAGAACTCTTAATGCATTGGCTATCGTCAATGAGATTTGCAAGTGA
- a CDS encoding sulfate/molybdate ABC transporter ATP-binding protein: MANKSLKVNIHKKLKEFDLDIDFELKEGCLGILGPSGCGKSMTLKSVAGIVNPDSGFVSLNTGEEHVYFDSEKKINLKPQKRNVGYLFQNYALFPNMTVEENVAAGLSKNYDKGIVSEMIKRFHLEGLEKRYPRQLSGGQQQRVALARILAYGPDVLLLDEPFSAMDTVLKGQLRMELVNLLTGFDGFSILVTHDRDEAFQFCDEIIVLDKGKIIAKGKTHELFENPKKVEVARLTGCKNISKIEIIDDYHLKSLDWGITFEVSKKISPNITHIGIRAHDFTPCKKDDVNVIDTSNASKMEMPFEWEVTLENGLWWIVDKQIREHEFVIPEYVTVNPENIILLEE, from the coding sequence ATGGCCAATAAATCATTGAAAGTAAACATCCATAAAAAACTTAAAGAATTTGACTTAGATATTGATTTTGAATTGAAAGAAGGGTGTTTGGGCATTCTTGGTCCTTCTGGCTGCGGTAAAAGTATGACATTGAAATCCGTTGCAGGTATTGTCAATCCTGATAGCGGTTTTGTAAGTTTGAATACTGGCGAAGAACATGTTTATTTTGATTCTGAAAAAAAGATTAATTTAAAACCTCAAAAAAGAAATGTGGGTTATCTATTTCAGAATTATGCTTTATTTCCAAATATGACTGTTGAGGAAAATGTTGCTGCCGGTTTGTCAAAAAATTATGATAAAGGAATCGTTTCTGAAATGATTAAGCGTTTTCATTTGGAAGGGCTTGAAAAAAGATATCCCAGACAGCTTTCCGGAGGTCAGCAGCAAAGGGTTGCTTTAGCCCGTATATTGGCTTATGGGCCTGATGTATTATTGTTAGATGAACCGTTTAGTGCAATGGATACAGTTCTAAAAGGGCAGTTACGTATGGAACTTGTCAATCTGTTAACAGGTTTTGACGGATTTTCTATTTTAGTAACTCACGATCGTGATGAGGCTTTCCAGTTCTGTGACGAAATTATAGTGCTGGATAAAGGAAAGATTATAGCAAAGGGAAAGACTCATGAACTGTTTGAAAATCCAAAAAAAGTTGAAGTCGCCAGATTAACAGGATGTAAAAATATCTCTAAAATTGAAATAATTGATGATTATCATCTTAAATCTCTTGACTGGGGAATTACATTTGAAGTATCCAAGAAAATCTCTCCAAATATTACACATATTGGAATAAGAGCTCATGATTTTACTCCGTGTAAAAAGGATGATGTTAATGTAATCGACACTTCAAATGCTTCAAAAATGGAAATGCCATTTGAATGGGAAGTTACTCTTGAAAACGGTTTGTGGTGGATTGTCGATAAGCAGATTCGTGAGCATGAATTTGTAATTCCTGAATATGTAACTGTAAATCCTGAAAACATAATTCTGCTTGAAGAGTAG
- the modA gene encoding molybdate ABC transporter substrate-binding protein: MKYNKLLLIGIIALVAIISVGSVSAGLFDFLGGDSSNASNSNLTGKDVNLAAAASLKNAFDEKLIPMFEQKYPGVKVTPTYASSGDLQTQIENGLEADVFMSAANKQMNALAEKGLVDNSTNLQFLENKVVLIVPANSSSNISSFDDLKNLSGNIAIGDPESVPAGQYAKEVLNNTGIWNDVESKLSLGTDVTAVLNQVAQGSAECGIVYATDAKSTNDVKVVCEAPENALKTPVIYPVAALKNSTDDDATKAFMDFLQTKEAKDVFVEYGFTIHE; this comes from the coding sequence ATGAAATATAATAAACTATTACTCATTGGTATTATCGCTTTGGTAGCGATTATTAGTGTAGGTTCAGTTTCCGCTGGTTTATTTGATTTTTTAGGCGGTGACTCCAGTAATGCTTCTAATTCTAATTTAACTGGAAAAGATGTTAACTTGGCTGCTGCAGCTAGTTTGAAAAATGCTTTTGACGAAAAATTAATCCCTATGTTTGAACAAAAATATCCTGGCGTAAAAGTTACTCCAACTTATGCTTCAAGCGGAGATTTGCAGACCCAAATTGAAAACGGTTTGGAAGCGGATGTATTTATGTCTGCTGCTAATAAACAGATGAATGCTTTAGCTGAAAAAGGTTTAGTTGATAACTCCACTAACCTCCAGTTCTTGGAAAACAAAGTTGTTTTAATTGTCCCTGCTAACTCAAGCAGCAACATTTCTTCATTCGATGACTTGAAAAATTTAAGCGGTAACATCGCTATCGGAGACCCTGAATCTGTACCTGCAGGACAATACGCTAAAGAAGTGTTAAACAACACAGGCATATGGAATGATGTTGAATCCAAATTATCATTAGGTACTGATGTAACTGCAGTATTAAACCAGGTAGCTCAAGGATCTGCTGAATGCGGTATTGTATATGCGACCGATGCTAAATCCACTAATGATGTAAAAGTAGTCTGTGAAGCTCCTGAAAATGCTTTAAAAACTCCAGTTATTTACCCAGTAGCTGCTTTGAAAAATTCCACTGATGACGATGCTACAAAAGCATTCATGGACTTCTTACAAACTAAAGAAGCTAAAGATGTATTTGTAGAATATGGATTTACAATTCATGAATAA
- a CDS encoding amino acid-binding protein, with the protein MAVKQISIFVENKEGRIKKAIDTLAKQNINIRALSIADTTKYGILRLIVSDNEKAIEALEADGFIVKENEVIILAVPDEPNGLNSTLAIFDDKNINLEYLYAFVSSKTDEAIVVMRLENMEKAIEALNNSDIKILDESDIKDL; encoded by the coding sequence ATGGCAGTAAAACAAATTTCAATTTTTGTAGAAAACAAAGAGGGAAGAATTAAAAAAGCTATTGATACATTAGCAAAACAGAATATTAACATTCGTGCACTTTCAATAGCAGATACCACAAAATATGGAATTTTAAGATTAATCGTTTCAGACAATGAAAAAGCGATTGAAGCTCTTGAAGCTGATGGTTTCATTGTTAAAGAAAACGAAGTAATTATCTTAGCTGTTCCTGATGAACCTAATGGATTAAACTCCACTTTAGCTATTTTCGATGATAAAAACATTAATCTGGAATACTTATATGCATTTGTAAGCAGCAAAACAGATGAAGCTATAGTAGTTATGAGATTAGAAAACATGGAAAAAGCTATCGAAGCTTTAAATAATAGCGATATTAAAATTTTAGATGAAAGCGATATTAAAGACCTTTAG
- a CDS encoding phenylacetate--CoA ligase family protein, with amino-acid sequence MFWNEKAECMEKEEKEKIQLERLQKTVKLAYDNVEFYKKRFDAIGLKPEDIKTLEDIEKIPYTTKSDLREAYPLGLLAVPREEIVEVHASSGTTGKPTVTAYTRNDLDIWGECIARGLKMAGAEKDYIIQNAYGYGLFTGGFGIHHGGNKMGAITIPISAGNTKRQLDTMVDFQSDILTCTPSYAMYLGESREKAGIPLEDINLKAGIHGAEMWTDEMRKRIEASLGIKTHNIYGLTEVMGPGVAQECEYQNGMHIQDDLFYPEIINPETGETLNPGEKGELVLTSLTKTGMPILRFRTKDLTSLIAEKCECGRTTVRMTRITGRSDDMLKIKGVMVFPSQIEKALLKVSGISPNYMIHVTRPDILDEVEVKVEATKELFSDEMKEMERVEKEIQASIRSETGIRVDVSIVEPESLPRSEGKAVRVIDERNL; translated from the coding sequence ATGTTTTGGAATGAAAAAGCAGAATGTATGGAAAAAGAAGAAAAAGAAAAAATACAACTAGAAAGACTTCAAAAGACTGTGAAACTCGCATATGACAATGTTGAGTTTTACAAAAAAAGATTTGACGCTATTGGACTGAAACCAGAAGACATTAAAACACTAGAAGACATTGAAAAAATCCCATACACTACCAAAAGTGATTTAAGAGAAGCTTATCCTTTAGGATTGCTTGCAGTCCCACGTGAAGAAATTGTAGAAGTACACGCATCTTCAGGAACCACCGGAAAACCTACAGTAACAGCATACACCAGAAATGACTTGGACATCTGGGGAGAATGTATTGCAAGAGGTCTTAAAATGGCAGGTGCTGAAAAAGACTACATTATCCAAAATGCTTACGGATACGGATTATTTACAGGAGGTTTTGGAATTCACCACGGTGGAAATAAAATGGGTGCAATTACAATACCTATTTCAGCAGGAAATACAAAAAGGCAACTCGATACCATGGTCGACTTCCAAAGTGATATCCTAACATGTACTCCTTCCTATGCAATGTATCTTGGTGAATCAAGAGAAAAAGCAGGAATTCCACTAGAAGACATTAATCTGAAAGCGGGAATTCACGGAGCAGAAATGTGGACCGATGAAATGAGAAAAAGAATCGAAGCATCTCTTGGAATAAAAACCCATAATATCTACGGTTTAACAGAAGTTATGGGACCTGGTGTTGCTCAGGAATGTGAATACCAGAACGGAATGCACATTCAGGATGATTTATTCTATCCCGAAATCATCAACCCTGAAACCGGAGAAACATTAAATCCTGGTGAAAAAGGAGAACTGGTTTTAACATCATTAACCAAAACAGGAATGCCTATTTTAAGATTTAGAACTAAAGACCTGACTTCACTAATTGCAGAAAAATGTGAATGCGGAAGAACAACAGTTAGAATGACAAGAATCACAGGTAGAAGTGACGACATGTTAAAAATCAAAGGTGTTATGGTATTCCCATCACAAATCGAAAAGGCTTTGCTTAAAGTTAGCGGAATCAGTCCTAACTATATGATTCACGTAACAAGACCTGATATCTTAGATGAAGTTGAAGTTAAAGTTGAAGCTACAAAAGAACTGTTCTCAGATGAAATGAAAGAGATGGAAAGAGTAGAAAAAGAAATTCAGGCATCAATCAGATCTGAAACAGGTATAAGAGTAGATGTAAGTATTGTCGAACCGGAATCACTTCCAAGAAGTGAAGGTAAAGCTGTCCGTGTAATCGATGAAAGGAATTTATAA